Sequence from the Balearica regulorum gibbericeps isolate bBalReg1 chromosome 15, bBalReg1.pri, whole genome shotgun sequence genome:
GCAGACTCAGGTGGGCTCCAAGTAATTTGCTGCTTCTCCGTGTAAAGAGGAGTTCAAGCACCACCCCTAagctctgctctgggaaaagagaaaaggaagaaggtctgtattatttttaagccTCTAGAGAAAAGAGGGTCAGACTCTGTTAGATGCTTCTGTGTTTGAAATCAGAGAAGTGGTGAGTTTAGGTTAAGTTTGTAAgtgcaaagatttatttttttcctgccttgtaCCTGCAAGGGTAAGAACTGAGAAAATGAGTACTTATGTAGCTAAGTAAGGGCTCTGTAGAAATCCTACAAGTCATAATGTGATGCTTCATTTAGTGCAATTATGTAAAGAGGGGTAGTGAATGAGCACATTTGGAAGTCATAAGATAGACTTAAGCAGAGGATTCAATGGGGCAGACAGATTCCCAGTAATtactgagctgtgctgcaggattTCTTATGTGTGGGTTAGTGATATTGGAAACTGCAGCTGAAGCGTAtttaaagaaagtgaaagcAGGCCTGACTCAGCTTCTTCATATGGGGATTTTTAGTGAGGAAGATTTCTTGTGGCTTTTTCAGGCTTTcctaaagaggaaaataaaaaagctgaaacctaaatctgcaggaaaagaaggttaaaGGGATACTGTGCAGCTATGTGCTTTGTTCCTCTGCTCTAAGCTAGAGCTGCCCTTGTTGTTCCTGGCAAATCCTAGGATGCTGTTGAAGGCTTTCTCCTCCTACTTGAGgtgttttttccttatattgaaCATAAATCCTGCCCTATCCCCAGTGGATATGGGCAGGTTGTTTGCTTGCTCTCTCTGTTCATCACCTTTTTGGTACAAGGACAGATGCTGTCCCAGCACATGTTCCTTGtgaggtgctgctgtggggctcTGATGCTAAAGGACAAGATGTTAGATGAGTTTATCTCTTCCCTGTTGCCAAAGTTTGGGCTAATAAGTGTAAATCCTGTACAGATTTgctgtcagaaaacaaaaggtatgttttctgaaaatctgttttaatctTCCCATGCCAAccaaaggagattttttttggggggaagatGCTTCTCAGCTGATGTTTTCCTTAATCTTCCTGTTGTTAATGAAGGCTCCTGTTTTCCATTTACAGCTTTTTCTGCACAGCATATGCTCTCAGCAGGTGCCTCTGCTTCCCCTATATCCTGCCCCAAGGACAGGTAAGGTTATTTTGGCAAATTTGATTATTGGTGCCTTGTACCACGGGGGCTTCATTTTCCACAAGGTTCCTGGGGTGAGAAGAACCTACAGGAGAGCTAATGTTTCTTAATAAAATGCACCTGGGATTTATGGCAGCTGAGGCAGTTTTGTCATTTCTGTGTAATACTGTTTGCTGAAGGATTTGGAAGAAAGATTCTGACGGATCCCTGATGACTTATTTCAAAGTATGAATTACAAAGTGCCAATTTAgggaaataattggaaaaataaatacaaattaagtgttttttcttttcatttagatTTCAGCACTTAACCCCTCccaatttcttctcttttgaagaaaacttaaaaagcttttttcaaagTTTAGTTCTCCAAGCCACATATTGCTGGAAAAGGGATTTAAATTCTGTTCCTATAAGAGAGGCCCTGGCAAGCTGCCTGTATGTTGATGAGCAGATCTCAAATATTTGTGCTTTGGATTTGGCTCACTAAACTTCTCTAAACAGGGATGCTTCTCCCAGCCCTTGAAGTTGGAAAAAACTGATGGATGTGTTCAAAAGGTGGCAGTATGAATGTCTTTGTACGTTAACCTTTTTagatatttcaatttttttcccaaagaactCAGAAAGTTGAGACTTCTAGATCTTTGATGCTATAAATGACTAACTTGAATAATGTAGGCAACCCAATaacctttttattatttgaaaggTTATTCTGCACATGAAACCAATATGGCTTTAATGATTTACCTGCTTATGCTACTGGTGTATCAGTCATGAGCATTTTGATTGTGTCCTATTGCTTCAATAATCAGTCTCTCCTACTGTGTGTCTAGGTGTTATGGAGATATGCATATATAGTGGTATAGATGGATGGATTTTTGCTTGCTTCCTGGTAGAAAGTAACTTTTCCAAAATCAGTGCGGATTGAACATAAACACATTCtgggtgtgttttttctgtgctggaTTAAGCACTGTCAATAACTccagctgagcatgacattttAAGAGAGctggatctttttttctttttaattatagtCAATGCAGTAAACTGCAGATGGAGGTGAGCCAAAGCTGTGGTGAAACTGCTCAATATGTGAGGAATGTTTGACAGCCCCATGACTGCATCAGCCTCAGTGAATAATCCCTGCTCCACCACAGGCATCTCATGTGGTCCTCTGCCACCCTACCACTGGAGCGGTACCCTGCAGCTGGAGTTTgacttttctgcagctgcaaaatctGAGTGAGAAATGGCTCAAAACTAGGGacaaaggatgggaaaaaagaTGTTGAGCTCTTAAATGTGGTAAGAGGCTGGGAAAAACAGCCTGCAGATGCCTTCACTGAGTCCAGTGCAGTGGAAGGGTTTCTGCTTGTGCATGTGTTTGCTCAGGGCTGGCACCTCCCCGCTGGTGCTCTCAGTACTAAGTGGTGTGCTGCAAATAAGCAATGCACCCATTAGGGCTTTTACCATCATCCTAATGGAAACAGCTGATTAGGAAGCTTTTTTAGAAGGAGAGTTGGAAGGAAATGCTGTGCAATAACCTGACCTAAGCAGCTGGGATAGTTGACAGCAGGTCAGTGGAGGATCTACATAAAATGCCCTTGGGAGTGTTTTTTAAGGCTGTGCAAGTTTCCCACTTCTCCTCTTCAGGGTTGCAGGCTGTGATAGAAGCATGCATGATGTTTCAAGGCTTGTAGACCCATTTTAatcatgcatttattttgcagatagGCTACTTAAAAGTTCCTATCTTCACAAGGATTGTGAGATGTCAAAGAtttggtatttattttgcagcaagGGATCACTAACTTCTTTGTCCCCATCCTAATACTTGATGATAGCTGTCTCCTGGCCTGCAAGGAGAGGAGTTGGTGTCAGTTTAGTTTCTGGAGTCCTTTGGTGTTAAAGTAACTAAAATTGCCACCTGAGACTGTTATATGGCTGCTGCTTTTAGCCCCGTACTGTGGAAAAGCGTATGGAGGtaagataaataaaaccagagtaCTCAAAGAAATTGTActcaaagcaatatttttatttcagctacttttccaaacagctgTGGATAGGCAAGGTACAGCAGTGAAGCAGTTTGCTTAGCAAGAACTTTTCATGTATCCTTCATACAAATGGCTTGGGATGCAAACAAGAGACTGGGGGAATGGGCAAGGAGGAACTGGGGAAAATGATGTTTCTTGCTGATGCATGTACCTTTCCACTGTGAcgtcaatatttttttcaggaaaaaagaaaccaaatccCCTAAAATATCATTGCTTGTAGTAAagcaccttttttctttccagttttccacTTTCCAGAAATTAGGGTGCTATGAGACAGTAATTTTCAAACAGGAGCATGGCCTCAAATTCCAGCTTGGCAATGAGCACTCTGAAACTGGATCCTAAGGCAGGGGCCaccattttccttaaaatgggAAATATACACATTCCCAGCCACGCTGGATGTTCTTGTGTGAGTATTGCTAGCAGTACAGAAGACTAGCAAAGTTACAGCATGTGGCTACAGCTGTACTTAAAACTGTGTGCCTCTGAAAAAGCTTTGCCAGATCGATATGCTGTTATTTATCTAATTCTACCATTATGCTCTCAGAATGTAATATtacatgaaatggaaaaaacccaaaatttagGGTAAATGTACTGTGCAAAATATTGTTCTTAACACTGGTGCATTCTTGCCTACCTGAGTGGAGCAGACCTAGTGTAGGTGCTGGCAAATGTGGGCTCTTTTTAGCAACACTGCAAAGATACCCAAGTATTGTTGTAGGAGTAACGACATCTCTTAACTAGCACCCAGATAACTGGTATCTGAACAAGATACTTAGatataattaaaatgtcttctaTAACGCACAGCAAAGAAGTTAAATTTTTGCTACCAACTTGGCAAACTTTTTAGTGATGTTACTGGGGATCTGTACAGGGCTGCAGAACTGGGGTCATTTCCAGGGCACATAAGGGCTAAAGCCTTCTCAGTACTTGTGTAGCTTGCATCACCTTGAAATAGCAGCCTCCATCCACACAGGTGTCCTTGGCATGGACAGACAACCCTGTCAGCAGGCCAGGAGGCCTGTACTCCTTTGAAGTGGAACTAGATATATGGGTTTCTAAGGGAAGACACAAATCTATCTACCAAAGCCTTGAACCTAAAGCTGATGAATAGCTACTCTACAGCTGGCTTGATTAAATGGCCATTGAAGATGATGTAAACATCAGACTCCTCACTATAGATGGCGTTTTCTCGCTCCCGCTTGAACATCCTCACCCAGACCTCATCTCCTTCCTGCAGGTCCAGCATCAGGCTCTGGCTCTGCATGATGCTCCGATCGCTGGGCTGGGTGTAGAGGATGGCCACCTCTTTCTCATTCTTCATCAAGTGCAGGTAGGTCTCCTTGAAGTTCCAGGTGTGGATGTTGAGGCTGAAGTAGTAAATTCCTGCCACATAGCAGAAGAACTTTCCCGAGAACATGTTGAAGTGCTTGTAGAGATTTACGAACTCGATGTCAAAAGTGACGTGCTGGAAGTAGTCTGAGCTATGAAGGGGTTTTCTCCGACCCACTGAGAAAGCAGCATAGAGCTGCTTGCACGAATGGCCTTGTGGGCCAGGCTGGCCTTTTTGTCCCTTCCGTCCATTAAAGCCACGCAgccctctttctccttccttcccaacTGCTCCAGGGTACCCTTTCTCTCCCATTTCACCCTTCTCACCTGCGAGCATAAAGGAAAACTTTGTCAAACACAAGCACATGGATCCCAAGCTGCAGACATATCCTGTGGGAgacaagcagcaaagcagctgctagAACACTGTTTTCCCTGCACAGATATCTGGCAGCATTGGTCAGACACCAGCACCTTCCTAATTCTCAGAAGGATAAAAATGCCAGGTGAAAGCTTGGCTCCACTGAGCTTGTGGTGTCAATGTTCAATGTCCAATTGGAACACCATGGCCTGACCAGGCTGGTTACATGAATGTGGTATTCATGAACC
This genomic interval carries:
- the C1QTNF8 gene encoding complement C1q tumor necrosis factor-related protein 8 isoform X1 — encoded protein: MSLPCGDLNDVQERQPPSLCSVQLAPLKMSAVFLLLLVSTVNVGATLEKGLPRREPRRLSCVRCCGPSEQPVSIISSRYTRMSSDPAYSVPKVQPTIDITILKGEKGEMGEKGYPGAVGKEGERGLRGFNGRKGQKGQPGPQGHSCKQLYAAFSVGRRKPLHSSDYFQHVTFDIEFVNLYKHFNMFSGKFFCYVAGIYYFSLNIHTWNFKETYLHLMKNEKEVAILYTQPSDRSIMQSQSLMLDLQEGDEVWVRMFKRERENAIYSEESDVYIIFNGHLIKPAVE
- the C1QTNF8 gene encoding complement C1q tumor necrosis factor-related protein 8 isoform X2, with amino-acid sequence MMCRRGSLPACALLAPLKMSAVFLLLLVSTVNVGATLEKGLPRREPRRLSCVRCCGPSEQPVSIISSRYTRMSSDPAYSVPKVQPTIDITILKGEKGEMGEKGYPGAVGKEGERGLRGFNGRKGQKGQPGPQGHSCKQLYAAFSVGRRKPLHSSDYFQHVTFDIEFVNLYKHFNMFSGKFFCYVAGIYYFSLNIHTWNFKETYLHLMKNEKEVAILYTQPSDRSIMQSQSLMLDLQEGDEVWVRMFKRERENAIYSEESDVYIIFNGHLIKPAVE
- the C1QTNF8 gene encoding complement C1q tumor necrosis factor-related protein 8 isoform X3, translating into MSAVFLLLLVSTVNVGATLEKGLPRREPRRLSCVRCCGPSEQPVSIISSRYTRMSSDPAYSVPKVQPTIDITILKGEKGEMGEKGYPGAVGKEGERGLRGFNGRKGQKGQPGPQGHSCKQLYAAFSVGRRKPLHSSDYFQHVTFDIEFVNLYKHFNMFSGKFFCYVAGIYYFSLNIHTWNFKETYLHLMKNEKEVAILYTQPSDRSIMQSQSLMLDLQEGDEVWVRMFKRERENAIYSEESDVYIIFNGHLIKPAVE